The following is a genomic window from Verrucosispora sp. WMMD573.
GGTGAGTTCGTCGCGGTGCTCGGCCGCTCCGGTTGCGGCAAGTCCACTTTGCTGCGGCTGATCTCCGGTCTGATCCCGGTCACCTCCGGTGCGGTCACCGTCGCCGGCAAGCCGGTCACCGGACCGCGCCGGGACATCGCCATGCTGTTCCAGCGGCCGGCCCTGCTGCCGTGGCGGACCGTGCTGGACAACGTCCTGCTGCCGGTGGAGGTCTTCGGCTGGAAGCGGGCCGCACACCGTGACCGGGCCCGGGACCTGCTCGACGTGGCCGGGTTGTCCGGCTTCGAGAAGCGGCTGCCGCACGAGCTGTCCGGCGGCATGCAGCAGCGGGTCTCGCTGTGCCGGTCATTGATCGGCGAACCCCGGGTCATGCTGATGGACGAACCCTTCTCCGCGCTCGACGCGCTCACCCGCGAGGAACTCGCCGGCGAACTTCAGCGGGTGCACATGCGCAGCGGCGCGACGGTGGTCTTCGTCACCCACTCCATCGACGAGGCGGTGCTGCTCGCCGACCGGGTGGTGGTGCTCAGCCCGCGCCCCGGCCGCGTCCGCAAGGTCGTCGAGGTGACTATTCCCCGCCCTCGCACCCTGGGCCGTAACGCCCACCTGGCCGAGGTCGCCGAGGTCAGTGCCGACCTGCACGAACTACTGATGGAGCGCGACCAGCCAGCGGCGGCCGGTACGGAGGGACGATAAGCATGCGGGTGGCCGTCTTCACGGAGCCGCACCGGGGTGCCAGCTACGACGATCAGCTCCGCTTCGCCCGGCTCGCCGAGCAGGGCGGCTTCGACGCCTTCCTCCGGGCCGACCACTACCAGTCCATGGGGGACGAACCCGCCCTACCCGGCCCGACCGACGCCTGGCTGACCCTGGCGGCGCTCGCCCGGGAGACCAGCCGGATCCGGCTGGGCACGTTGGTCACCTCGGCGACGTTCCGGCTACCCGGTCCGCTGGCGGTGATGGTGGCCCAGGTCGACCAGATGAGTGGTGGGCGGGTCGAGTTGGGCATCGGCGCCGGTTGGTACGCGCGGGAGCACGTCTCGTACGGCATCCCGTTTCCCAGCACCAACGAACGCTTCGACCGCCTCGCCGAACAGCTCGAAGTGATCACCGGCCTCTGGCGCACCCCGTCCGGCGGGACTTTCAGCTACGTCGGCGACCACTACCGGCTCACCGAATCACCGGCCCTGCCCAAACCGGTGCAGACCCCCGGCCCTCCGGTGATCGTCGGAGGCCGGGGCCCCAAGCGCACCCCGGAGCTCGCCGCCCGGTACGCCGACGAGTTCAACATCCCCTTCACCAGCGTCGAACAGGCCCGCGAGGCGTACGAGCGGGTCCAGGAGGCC
Proteins encoded in this region:
- a CDS encoding ABC transporter ATP-binding protein, with translation MIRLSEVSRTFDGRAGRVEALRGIDLDVAEGEFVAVLGRSGCGKSTLLRLISGLIPVTSGAVTVAGKPVTGPRRDIAMLFQRPALLPWRTVLDNVLLPVEVFGWKRAAHRDRARDLLDVAGLSGFEKRLPHELSGGMQQRVSLCRSLIGEPRVMLMDEPFSALDALTREELAGELQRVHMRSGATVVFVTHSIDEAVLLADRVVVLSPRPGRVRKVVEVTIPRPRTLGRNAHLAEVAEVSADLHELLMERDQPAAAGTEGR
- a CDS encoding LLM class F420-dependent oxidoreductase, encoding MRVAVFTEPHRGASYDDQLRFARLAEQGGFDAFLRADHYQSMGDEPALPGPTDAWLTLAALARETSRIRLGTLVTSATFRLPGPLAVMVAQVDQMSGGRVELGIGAGWYAREHVSYGIPFPSTNERFDRLAEQLEVITGLWRTPSGGTFSYVGDHYRLTESPALPKPVQTPGPPVIVGGRGPKRTPELAARYADEFNIPFTSVEQAREAYERVQEASQRIDRPGTGRRPLTLSAGIVVAIGRTDSEARRRAAPLHVKSALPPEDPVVGSPQQLVDRIGEFAAIGATRVHLRLIDLTDLDHLELIAAEVLPRLDGTR